One Mugil cephalus isolate CIBA_MC_2020 chromosome 22, CIBA_Mcephalus_1.1, whole genome shotgun sequence genomic window carries:
- the LOC125000426 gene encoding plexin-C1: MNFSKPEISSISPSVVSFYGRNHALLSGQNLINVTRVRIQTDLDCTPQESPVWNKTGVSLTFHIPTTEKKGFVKACVLLPDGSCHGNALITYRSTPSCTDIVPSSTWASGKRKVTLMGSHLEFVEGITHSHGQTEVQLPTTSSSQKLSYDTPAALNPQTTSSSTVYLKVANQSLACSTKITYYPDPV; encoded by the exons ATGAACTTTTCT aagccagaaatctcctccatctctcccagtgttgtgtctttctACGGTAGAAACCATGCCTTGTTGTCAGGTCAGAACCTCATTAATGTGACCAGAGTGAGGATCCAGACAGACCTGGACTGTACTCCACAAGA atctCCTGTATGGAACAAGACTGGTGTGAGTCTGACGTTCCACATTCCCACTACAGAAAAGAAAGGTTTTGTCAAAGCATGTGTTCTACTGCCAGATGGCAGTTGCCACGGCAACGCTTTAATCACCTATCGATCAACACCATCCTGCACTGACATTGTACCAAGCAGCACTTGGGCCAG TGGGAAGAGGAAGGTCACACTCATGGGGTCCCACTTGGAGTTTGTGGAAGGAATCACACACAGCCACGGACAGACGGAAGTCCAACTTcccacaaccagcagcagtcaG AAACTCTCCTACGACacacctgcagctttaaacCCTCAGACGACTTCTAGCAGCACTGTGTATTTGAAAGTAGCCAATCAATCCTTGGCCTGCTCCACAAAAATAACTTACTATCCAGACCCTGT atga